The following are from one region of the Bradyrhizobium septentrionale genome:
- the fabV gene encoding enoyl-ACP reductase FabV — translation MIIEPRVRGFICTTAHPVGCATNVREQIAYVLRQGPVADCPKRVAVLGCSTGYGLASRIVATFAGGADTIGVSLEREPSEKRTASAGWYNNRAFEIEAEKIGRSPLTLEGDAFSDELKQNFIDRVREKFGQLDLLVYSMAAPARTDPDTGKTYRSVIKPLGAPVEIKTLDTETGEVFQTTLEPATEDQTAATVAVMGGDDWKRWIDQLADAGVLAPGFRTLNYTYIGSELTWPIYWNGTLGRAKVDLDRKAEAIRGRLGPDAARVVALKAVVTQASSAIPVVPLYGTVLFKVMKQLGLHEGCIEQIDRLFRTRLGKSVELDNEQRIRVDDWELSPEVQTEVSRRWPLLTTATLGELADLGEYKSQFLRLFGFGIDGVDYAQDVDPCVVPG, via the coding sequence ATGATTATCGAACCGCGCGTGCGAGGCTTCATCTGCACGACGGCACATCCCGTCGGCTGCGCCACCAATGTTCGCGAGCAGATCGCCTATGTTCTCCGCCAGGGCCCGGTCGCGGACTGCCCCAAGCGCGTCGCCGTGCTCGGCTGTTCGACCGGCTATGGCCTCGCCAGCCGCATCGTTGCGACCTTCGCCGGCGGTGCAGACACCATCGGCGTGTCGCTGGAGCGAGAGCCTTCGGAGAAGAGAACCGCCAGCGCCGGCTGGTACAACAACCGCGCCTTCGAGATCGAGGCCGAGAAGATCGGACGGTCTCCGCTCACGCTGGAGGGCGATGCCTTCTCCGACGAGCTGAAGCAGAACTTCATCGATCGCGTGCGTGAGAAGTTCGGTCAGCTCGACCTGCTGGTCTACAGCATGGCGGCTCCCGCCAGGACCGATCCCGACACCGGCAAGACCTATCGCTCGGTCATCAAGCCGCTCGGCGCCCCCGTCGAGATCAAGACGCTCGACACCGAGACCGGCGAGGTCTTCCAGACCACGCTTGAGCCGGCGACCGAGGATCAAACCGCGGCCACGGTTGCGGTGATGGGCGGCGACGACTGGAAGCGCTGGATCGACCAGCTCGCGGATGCCGGCGTGCTGGCGCCGGGCTTCCGCACGCTCAACTACACCTATATCGGCAGCGAACTGACCTGGCCGATCTACTGGAACGGCACGCTCGGCCGCGCCAAGGTCGACCTCGACCGCAAGGCGGAAGCGATCCGGGGCCGGCTCGGTCCGGACGCGGCCCGCGTCGTCGCGCTGAAGGCCGTGGTCACCCAGGCGAGCTCGGCTATCCCGGTGGTGCCGCTCTATGGCACGGTGCTGTTCAAGGTCATGAAGCAGCTCGGGCTCCATGAAGGCTGCATCGAGCAGATCGACCGCCTGTTCCGCACGCGCCTCGGCAAGAGCGTGGAGCTTGATAACGAACAGCGCATCAGGGTCGACGACTGGGAGCTTTCGCCCGAGGTGCAGACCGAGGTGTCGCGGCGCTGGCCGCTGCTCACCACCGCGACGCTCGGCGAACTGGCCGATCTCGGTGAATACAAGAGCCAGTTCCTCCGCCTGTTCGGCTTCGGCATCGACGGCGTCGACTACGCGCAGGACGTCGATCCCTGCGTCGTGCCGGGTTAA
- a CDS encoding glutathione S-transferase family protein, producing the protein MIKLYWSPRSRSFSAIWLLEESGLAYERVLTDISTGAQKSPDFLKINPMGKVPALTDGDAQLAEAAAICAYIADRYPETKLAPATTDPKRARYLQWLFFSPSCIEPALIQLFTKLEVPTSTAAWGSAAQVFDVLDAELQKGPWILGDQFSAADIAIGAGLNFAVRVFKMVPPRPSFDAYIDRCVARPAFQRAEKIAAG; encoded by the coding sequence ATGATCAAGCTGTACTGGTCGCCGCGCTCGCGCTCGTTCTCCGCCATCTGGCTGCTGGAGGAATCCGGCCTCGCCTACGAACGGGTGCTGACCGATATCAGCACGGGCGCGCAGAAGTCACCGGACTTCCTCAAGATCAACCCGATGGGCAAGGTGCCGGCGCTGACCGACGGCGACGCGCAACTCGCCGAGGCGGCGGCGATCTGCGCCTATATCGCCGACCGCTATCCGGAGACAAAGCTCGCGCCGGCAACAACGGATCCGAAGCGCGCACGCTATCTGCAGTGGCTGTTCTTCTCGCCGAGCTGCATCGAGCCGGCGCTGATCCAGCTCTTCACCAAGTTGGAAGTGCCGACCAGCACCGCGGCGTGGGGCAGCGCGGCGCAGGTGTTCGACGTGCTCGACGCCGAGCTACAAAAGGGACCGTGGATTCTCGGCGATCAATTCTCGGCCGCCGACATCGCGATCGGCGCGGGGCTGAATTTTGCGGTGCGCGTGTTCAAGATGGTGCCGCCGCGGCCGTCCTTCGACGCCTATATCGACCGCTGCGTGGCGCGGCCCGCATTCCAGCGCGCGGAGAAGATCGCGGCGGGGTGA
- a CDS encoding GNAT family N-acetyltransferase: MTLPTIRPGRPGEYDEIARIWMESWTSTGLTPRSDSLLSDLRARLRREIDNGWSLFVADDRGTIAAMLALHLPTLLLDQLMVAPGHQGRSLGRHLLAFTREQLPDEIWLKCVRENDKAWRWYEREGFVFEKEEPNPATGFMMKHYRWKKR; this comes from the coding sequence ATGACGCTGCCGACGATCCGCCCCGGCCGCCCCGGCGAATATGACGAGATCGCGCGCATCTGGATGGAGAGCTGGACCTCGACCGGGCTCACACCACGGAGCGATAGCCTGTTGAGCGATCTGCGCGCGCGCCTGCGCCGCGAGATCGACAATGGCTGGAGCCTGTTCGTCGCCGACGATCGCGGCACGATCGCCGCGATGCTGGCGCTGCATCTGCCGACCTTGCTGCTCGACCAGCTGATGGTCGCGCCAGGCCATCAAGGCCGCAGCCTGGGACGCCATTTGCTCGCCTTCACCCGTGAGCAATTGCCCGACGAGATCTGGCTGAAATGCGTCCGCGAGAACGACAAGGCCTGGCGCTGGTACGAGCGCGAGGGCTTCGTGTTCGAGAAGGAGGAGCCCAATCCGGCGACCGGTTTCATGATGAAGCACTATCGGTGGAAGAAGCGATAG